A stretch of the Desulfuribacillus alkaliarsenatis genome encodes the following:
- a CDS encoding AAA family ATPase: MRYINKENTNVVSNNDINNKSIRELFQELNQLVGLYEVKKLVSEIYAYLQIQRQRNKQGLLTDSIVLHMIFKGNPGTGKTTVARVLGRLFNELNILSKGHMIEVERADLVGEYIGHTAQKTREQIKKAQGGILFIDEAYSLNRGGEKDFGKEAIDTLVKAMEDYKNDFILILAGYSNEIENFLLVNPGLPSRFPLKIEFPDYSIQELVEIAELMLEERQYKLNKLAKSKLQNQLITYKKNNFHNFSNARLIRNIIERAIRKQAIRLFKKTNDNASFLGRSDLITISESDIEIHEEGS; the protein is encoded by the coding sequence ATGCGTTATATAAATAAAGAAAATACCAATGTGGTTTCAAATAATGATATAAATAATAAATCGATTCGAGAGCTTTTCCAAGAATTAAATCAACTTGTAGGTCTTTATGAAGTCAAAAAACTAGTAAGTGAAATATATGCATACCTACAAATCCAAAGACAAAGAAACAAACAAGGTTTATTGACTGATTCAATAGTGCTACACATGATCTTTAAAGGTAATCCTGGTACTGGTAAAACCACAGTTGCCCGTGTGCTCGGGAGGCTATTCAATGAACTTAATATATTATCAAAAGGTCATATGATTGAAGTAGAACGTGCAGACTTAGTAGGAGAGTATATTGGGCATACTGCTCAAAAAACGAGGGAACAAATAAAAAAAGCGCAAGGAGGTATTTTATTTATCGATGAAGCATACTCCCTAAATCGTGGTGGAGAAAAGGACTTTGGAAAAGAAGCGATAGATACCTTAGTCAAGGCGATGGAAGACTATAAAAACGATTTTATATTAATTTTAGCAGGCTATTCTAATGAAATAGAAAATTTTTTATTAGTAAATCCAGGACTGCCATCTAGGTTTCCATTAAAGATAGAGTTTCCAGACTACTCTATTCAAGAGCTTGTAGAAATTGCCGAGTTAATGCTAGAAGAAAGACAGTATAAGTTAAACAAGCTAGCTAAAAGCAAGCTTCAAAACCAACTAATCACTTACAAAAAAAATAACTTCCACAACTTTAGCAATGCTAGATTAATTAGAAACATTATTGAGCGTGCTATCAGAAAGCAGGCAATAAGATTATTCAAGAAAACAAATGATAATGCAAGTTTTCTAGGTAGGAGTGATTTAATAACAATTAGTGAGTCTGATATAGAAATACATGAGGAGGGAAGCTAA